Below is a window of bacterium DNA.
GATGAAAGGATGATAACTTATATTTTTTTCTGTCCGATTTCTACGGCATATTATACTCTTACTGTGACAAAAAACGGTAAAATACGAAAAATACCAATTTCTAAAACGCTTAAAGAAGAACTCAAAAACTTCAATCGCTTCACAGAATATGTTTTTACTAATAAAGAGACAGAAAAGCCTTACTCTGATATTAAAAAAGGATATAAGAGTCTGTGTGAACTGGCAAGAATAAAAAATTTAAGATTTCATGACTTAAGGCATACTGCGGCAACCAGAATGGTTGCTTCGGGAATTGATTTAGTAATAGTTCAGGACATACTTGGACATGCTGATTTAAAAACCACTCAAAGATATGCTCATCCGGTTCCTGAAAGAAAACAAAAAGCCATTGAAGCTCTTGACCAATATTGTGTTAATTTTGCTTAACTTCGACGTAGTTATATCAAGCATGCAAAACAGGGAGGTCGGCAAAATAGCGTTAAAAAAAATTCCCCTCTCGGGGAAAGTGGTTGCGGGGGCTGGATTTGAACCAACGACCTTTGGGTTATGAGTCGAAATAAGCCTGTTTTCAGGCTTTTTGACTGTTTTGCATAAATTGTTTTTAATTCAGTCGTATCAAGACTTTAAAGCTAATTTTTTTGTTTCATATTTTGATGAATTTTTATGTGTTTTGAAATGAAAGTGAAACATTGATGAAACATTTTTTTGAAATAATGAATTAAGAATACTGTAATTAATTTATCATGCAACGTCAACAATTTTAATGACGTAATCAAAATGCTGTGTTATACTAACTTTATGAATAAACAAATATATGATTATCCAAAGTTTAACAGAAGAAATGAATACCTGCTATCAGGAATTCATTTAATTACTATTCCTGATTTATATAAGCATCCAATTCTAGCAGGAAGTGAAAAAAGATTAAAGCTTATTAATTCTTTAAAGGAAGCTTGCGAGTTTT
It encodes the following:
- a CDS encoding site-specific integrase, whose product is DERMITYIFFCPISTAYYTLTVTKNGKIRKIPISKTLKEELKNFNRFTEYVFTNKETEKPYSDIKKGYKSLCELARIKNLRFHDLRHTAATRMVASGIDLVIVQDILGHADLKTTQRYAHPVPERKQKAIEALDQYCVNFA